A stretch of the Clarias gariepinus isolate MV-2021 ecotype Netherlands chromosome 26, CGAR_prim_01v2, whole genome shotgun sequence genome encodes the following:
- the LOC128513793 gene encoding neurexophilin 1 encodes MFSACVLVWITVPALNWMFSVHVEGHTGLQHRPRRGDESNIQTLNIETVAAHHAFLEMLQIEHKLEDQFTDYTSLHPANQQTKRRPAFKPGKLRKMFGWGDFHCRVKTASLDLLIKGKIVDHGNGTFSVHFLCNATGVGNITVGLVPSTKIVGFGSTPREVREPVESKLFNCRVESEKMEQSKRGVRCSYDPSKSCDHQQTHSHVSWTCSKPFKVICVYVSFHSVEFKLLQKVCPDYNYHSDAPYVRSG; translated from the exons ATGTTCTCCGCTTGTGTCCTGGTGTGGATCACTGTTCCTGCATTAAACTGG ATGTTCTCTGTCCATGTTGAAGGACACACTGGCCTTCAGCACAGACCAAGGCGAGGTGATGAATCAAATATTCAGACCTTAAATATAGAAACTGTTGCTGCTCATCATGCTTTTCTCGAAATGCTCCAAATTGAGCACAAGCTTGAGGACCAGTTCACGGATTACACGAGCCTCCATCCGGCAAACCAGCAGACTAAAAGGCGTCCGGCTTTCAAACCCGGGAAACTGAGGAAGATGTTCGGCTGGGGAGACTTCCACTGCAGAGTCAAGACTGCGTCCCTGGATCTTCTTATCAAAGGGAAGATTGTGGACCATGGAAACGGAACCTTCAGCGTCCACTTCCTGTGCAACGCCACCGGCGTCGGGAACATCACAGTCGGATTAGTGCCGTCCACCAAGATCGTGGGGTTCGGGTCGACGCCGCGGGAGGTCAGGGAACCTGTAGAGTCGAAGCTGTTCAACTGCAGGGTGGAGTCGGAGAAGATGGAGCAGAGCAAGAGGGGCGTGAGGTGCAGTTACGACCCGTCGAAGAGCTGCGATCATCAGCAGACACACAGCCACGTCTCGTGGACGTGCTCCAAACCATTCAAGGTCATCTGCGTGTACGTGTCCTTTCACAGTGTAGAGTTCAAACTGCTGCAGAAAGTCTGTCCGGATTATAACTACCACAGCGACGCTCCGTACGTCCGTTCGGGATGA
- the ica1 gene encoding islet cell autoantigen 1, with product MDSGHHGFAREYFDRFLQSQDSSVVNKFQQKYWKTKQTLIKVTGKKEDDHVVASDADLDAKLEVFHSVQRTCMELLKVIEQYQRRICFLSQEENELGRFLRSQGSQDKSRAGKIMQATGKALCFSSQQRLALRVPLCRLYQEVETFRYRAISDTWLTVNRMEQARTEYRGALLWMKDVSQELDPDTHKQMEKFRKVQAQVRLTKTGFDKLKNDVCQKVDLLGASRCNLLSHVLTNYQTTLLHFWEKTSHTMAAIHESFKGCQPYELSAEKGSEEKKGSDPGAKKRAKKKNKIKTEDEESSPAIEDTLISIDDGDLNEDTKQSGADEEPAYIARAQENDGLSMLTELLSSSSMEDADFSREWREVFGEDESLDGGTSAVTGAQPENEEEAGAASFFLPSQLLDQNVHNLQSAASGWIMDNLHSSTGQSDQTKAANRITSKQTVRDTSEVAKDRSAWFNLFADLDPLTNPDAVGRTDREHELFAA from the exons ATGGACAGCGGACAcca CGGTTTTGCACGGGAATACTTCGATCGCTTTCTCCAGAGTCAGGACTCCTCAGTGGTGAACAAATTCCAGCAGAAATACTGGAAGACCAAACAGACGCTGATTAAAGTGACAGGGAAGAAAGAAGACGACCATGTGGTCGCCTCGGACGCAGACCTCGATGCCAAACTGGAG GTTTTCCACTCGGTGCAGAGGACGTGCATGGAGCTCCTTAAAGTGATAGAACAGTATCAGCGGAGAATCTGTT TTCTGTCTCAGGAGGAGAACGAGTTGGGGCGCTTCCTGCGCTCTCAGGGCTCTCAGGACAAAAGCCGAGCGGGGAAGATCATGCAGGCGACCGGGAAAGCGCTCTGTTTCTCCTCTCAGCAGAG GCTGGCGTTGCGCGTCCCGCTCTGCCGCCTGTACCAGGAAGTGGAGACGTTCCGCTACAGAGCCATCTCAGACACGTGGCTCACCGTAAACAGGATGGAGCAGGCGAGGACTGAGTACCGCGGAGCTCTGCTGTGGATGAAGGACGTCTCGCAGGAGCTGGACCCTGACACGCACAAGCAGATGGAGAAGTTTCGCAAG GTTCAGGCTCAGGTGCGTCTCACTAAGACCGGCTTTGACAAGCTGAAGAACGACGTTTGTCAGAAGGTGGATTTACTGGGAGCCAGTCGATGTAACCTTCTGTCTCATGTCCTCACTAACTACCAG ACAACGCTGCTGCATTTCTGGGAGAAAACGTCTCACACCATGGCCGCCATTCACGAGAGTTTTAAAGGCTGCCAGCCGTACGAGCTCTCAGCAGAGAAGGGCAGCGAG GAGAAAAAAGGATCTGATCCAGGAGCAAAGAAACGggcgaagaaaaaaaacaagataaaaacaGAAGACGAGGAATCGAGCCCTGCCATAGAGGACAC GCTAATTTCAATAGACGACGGGGATCTAAATGAGGACACGAAGCAGTCAG GAGCCGACGAGGAGCCTGCGTACATCGCCAGAGCGCAGGAGAATGATGGCCTGAGCATGCTCACCGAGCTCCTCAGCTCCAGCTCAATGGAGGACGCAGATTTCTCCCGAGAGTGGAGGGAAGTCTTCGGGGAGGACGAGAGTCTGGATGGAGGGACGTCTGCGGTCACAGGCGCTCAGCCTGAGAATGAAGAGGAAGCGGGAGCTGCTTCGTTTTTCCTCCCATCACAACTTCTCGACCAAAACGTTCACAACCTGCAGTCTGCAGCGTCAG GATGGATTATGGATAATCTACACAGCTCCACAGGGCAGAGTGACCAAACCAAGGCAGCCAATCGGATCACGTCCAAACAGACAGTAAGAG ACACCAGTGAAGTTGCGAAGGATCGCTCTGCGTGGTTTAACCTGTTCGCCGATTTGGATCCTCTCACCAACCCGGACGCAGTCGGCAGAACAGACAGGGAGCACGAGCTCTTTGCCGCGTAG